The Mesorhizobium sp. AR10 genome includes the window TACCGGACTTCAGCAGCTCAACGGCAGCTGGCCTGTGCAGTGGCCGTCTCGTAGGCAGTGCGCCGAGCCGTCAACCGGAACGGCACGTCGCCCAGTTCCCGCTCCGACATGGTATCGAGCACCGGATGCGACAGCGGATCGGTCACCCAGCCGGCGATTTCATTGTCCTGCCGTGCGCCTTGCCGTGTGTCGGCGGCAAAAAAGACGCTAAGCCGAGATAAAATCTTCACCATCTTTGCCTCCTCGGTCTGACTGGTCTCCTTAAAATCTGCCTTCCCGTCCCATCTTTCAATTGAGATTTCAACCGTATCGGTTTAGAAAAACTGTATGGCTATGCTGAACCGCGTCCATCTCAACGGCTTGCGCGCCGTGGAAGCCGTCGCCCGCCTGGGGTCGCTTGCGGCGGCAGCCAGCGAGCTCAACGTTTCCGTCAGCGCCGTCAGCCAGCAGATCAAGCGGACAGAAAAACAACTTGGCCGGGCGCTGTTCGAACGGACCGCCAGCGGCCTCGTGCTGACGGAGTTCGGCGCCGTGTTCACCACCCGGCTCGGCGCGGGTTTTCGCGAACTCGCCCAGGCGGTGGCGCTCGCTGACGAAGCAAGCGAATGCACGCTGGTGGTTTCGGTGGCGCCGGCCTTTGCCTCGAAATGGCTGCTGCCCCGGCTATCCCGGCATTTTGCCCGGCACCCGAACGTGCTGCTGCGCATCGACGCTTCGGGTCGGATCACCGATCTCGACCGTTCCGACATCAACATCGGCATCCGGATGGGCGACGGCACATGGCCCGGCGTGCGCGCCGAACTGCTGCTGGCGCAGGAGGTGTTTCCGGTCTGCGCGCCGTCGATCGCGGCCAGACTGAAGTCGATCCAAGACCTGGCGCAGACCTGTGCCATTACCGACGAGCAGTCGATGATCAGCTGGGACAGCTGGTTCGAGGCAGCGGGCGTCGAGCCCGTCACTTTCCTCAAGGGCGCGCGCTTCACCGATCCGATGCTGTGCCTGGAATCGGCGATTGCCGGCCATGGCGTGATGCTTGCCTGGCAATTGCTGACCGCCGACGCTCTCGCCGACGGCCGGCTTGTCGCGCCGTTCGGCGTGCGGGCCGAGAGCGGGCTGGGCTACTGGATGGTGACCTCGGCCAGCAAGAGCGAGAGCCGCAAGGTCAGGGATTTCAAGATTTGGGTCCGCGAGGAAATCGAGGCGACCATGGCGCAGTTCAGCTCGCTCGAAAGCGCCGCCTGAGCCTGGCCCAGCGCAATGGCGGTGGAAAGCGCCATCCTGGCGGTCTATGTAAAAACCAGACCCCAACATCACGGCAGGCAGGATCATGACCACACATTCGCGCGGCGTTTCCGCATCGATCGACCCGGTGAAACTCGACAGGCTGGCCGAGGTCGCCATCAAGGTCGGGCTGCAATTGCAGCCGGGACAGGATCTGGTGCTGACATCGTCGATCGCGGCACTTCCGCTGACGCGGCGTATTGTCGAGCACGCCTACAAGGCAGGTGCTGGCCTGGTGACGCCGATCTTCAACGACGACGAGATGACTCTGGCGCGCTACCGCTTCGGCGCCGATGCCGGCTTCGACCGCGCCGCCGGCTGGCTCTACGAGGGCATGGCCAAGGCCTTCGCCAACAATGCGGCGCGGCTTGCCGTGCGCGGCGAGGACCCGTCGCTGCTGTCGGCGCAGAGCCCGGCCAAAGTGGCGCGCGCCAACAAAGCGAATTCGATCGCTTATCAGCCGGCGCTGGAAAAGATCACCGGCTTCGACATCAACTGGAACATCGTCGCCTATCCCGACCTGGCCTGGGCCAAGCAAGTGTTCCCAGGCGACACCGATGACGTCGCCGTCGCGAAACTCGCCGACGCCATCTTTGCCGCCTCGCGGGTGGATGTGGAAGACCCGATCGGCAACTGGACGGCGCACAATGCGGCACTCCGCAACCGCACCGAATGGCTGAACGGCCATAATTTCCACGCGCTGCATTTCACCGGCCCGGGCACTGATCTCACCGTCGGGCTGGCCGACGGCCATGAGTGGATGGGTGGCGCCTCGACCGCCAAGAACGGCGTCACCTGCAATCCGAACATTCCGACCGAAGAGGTCTTCACCACTCCGCATGCAAGGCGCGTCGAGGGCCATGTCTCCTCGACCAAGCCGCTGTCCTATCAAGGCACGCTGATCGACGAGATCTCGGTGCGTTTCGAAGAAGGCAGGATCGTCGGGGCCAAGGCTTCGAAGGGCGAGGATGTGCTGAAGAAAGTGCTCGACACCGATGAGGGCTCGCGCCGTCTCGGCGAAGTGGCGCTGGTGCCGCATTCCTCGCCAATCTCGGCGAGCGGCCTGCTGTTCTTCAACACGCTGTTCGACGAGAACGCTGCCTGCCACATCGCGCTGGGCCAATGCTATTCGAAGTGCTTCGTCGACGGCGGCTCGCTCCGCCAGGACGAGATCGCGGCACGCGGCGGCAACAAGAGTTTCATCCATATCGACTGGATGATCGGCTCGGACAAGATCGACATCGACGGCGTCTGCAAGGACGGCAGCCGCGTGCCGGTGATGCGCAAGGGCGAGTGGGCCTGACGGTCCGCACGCCGGAGGTTGGCATGGCCTTCGACATCGCCGTCAAGCGCGTCTACGAGCCACCCTCCCCGGATGACGGGCAGCGGGTTCTGGTCGACCGCGTGTGGCCGCGCGGGGTCAGCAAAGAGAATGCCGCGCTGGCCCTATGGCTGAAGGACATCGCGCCGAGCAATGAATTGCGCCAATGGTTCGGGCATGAGCCTGAGCGCTGGCCCGAATTCCAGAAGCGGTATCGCACTGAGCTTGACGGGAATGGCGAGGTGGTTGGGCAGTTGCGGGCACTGCTTGGCAAAGGCCGGGTGACGCTGCTCTACGGCGCCCATGACGAGGCGCACAACAATGCGGTGGCGCTGGCGGGGTATCTACTTCGTCATCCTCGGGCTTGACCCGAGGATCCTATGTGTTCGCTCAGGTGGTATGGTTGAAGTGGGAAGGAGGCCGAGAGGATCCTGGTCGCCCTTTCGGGGCAGGCCGTGGCATGGCTCGGTCCCTTCCCACCAGTGAACCATCAACCTGAGCGAACACACAGGATCCTATGGTCTGCGCCGCGTCGCTTCGCTCCTTGCTCCGCCATAGGATGACGAAGTGAGGGTGTGCAGCGCTCTACTTCACCGCCTGCGCATAAACATCAGGCTTGAAGCCGACGAGGATGCGATCTCCGACCTCCAGCACCGGCCGCTTGATCATCGTCGGTTTGGCCAGCATCAGCGCCTTGGCCCTCTTCTCATCGAGGCCCAACTTGTCTTTGTCCGCCAATTCGCGGAACGTCGTGCTCGCCTTGTTGAGCAGGATCTCCCAGCCGACCTTGCCGACCCAGCCATCCAGCCGCTTGGCGTCCAACCCTTCCGCCCGGTAGTCGTGAAAGCGGTAGGGCACATCATGGCCTTCCAGCCAGACGCGCGCCTTCTTGATCGTGTCGCAGGTGGTGATGCCGTACATCGTGGTCAAAGGCGTGCTTCCTTGGCTGACAGTCGAATCCGCTTTGCAGCCTAAAACCGCCCTTTCCGCTTTGCCAGCACCCTTGGCCGACATCTTCGGTTTTCGGGCTTGCCAATACTAAGGAATTTTCCTAAGTATTATCCAACCACTCTTTGACAATGGTTCGGGACCACCCATGACGAGCCTCCACACAGCAAATCCGAGCCCTCCGCCGATCGACGGCATCTTTCGCGCGCTGTCCGACCCGACGCGGCGGCGCGTGGTGGAGCGGCTGAACCGCAGCCCCGCTTCGGTCAGCGAGCTTGCAGAGCCCTTCGAGATGGCCCTGCCCTCCTTCATCGAACATCTGCGGGTTCTCGAGGGCTGCGGCCTGGTGCGTTCGGAAAAGGCCGGCCGCGTCAGAACCTACCGGCTGGCGCCCGAGCCGTTGAAGCTTGCCGAAAACTGGCTGGCCGAACAGCGCGCATTGTGGGAGCGCCGCCTCGACCAGTTCGACGCCTATGTGATGACCCTCAAGGAGAAAGACGTATGAGCTATCCCTTCAAGCCGGACCCCAGATTGGACCTCGTGCTGGAGCGCGTCGTCGATGCGCCGCGCGAATTGTTGTGGAGAGCCTGGACGACGCCGGAACATGTCAAGCAATGGTTCACGCCGAAGCCATGGATCATCACCGACTGCGAGATCGACCTTCGGCCCGGCGGCCTGTTCCGGACGCGCATGCAATCGCCCGACGGCAGGGAGGTCAACGACCGCCATTGCTGCTATCTCGAGATCGTGCCGAATGAGCGGCTGGTGTGGACGGATGCGCTGCTGCCGGGCTATCGGCCGTCAGGGGAGCCCTTCATCACAGCGGTCATTTCCCTCCAGCCGGACGGCAAGGGCACGCGCTACACCGCCACCGCCATCCACCGCGATGAGGCCACCCGCAAGAACCATGAAGAGATGGGTTTCTTCGACGGCTGGGGCACGGTGGCCGACCAACTCGCAGAGTATGTGAAGACGATTTGAGCTTCTCACATGGCGGCCAGGGCATCGTCCCGGCCGCCATTTTTCAACCCTGCAGCGAAGCGAGCAGGTTTCCGGAAGCTGGTGGTCTTTCGGGCCTCAATAGTAGAAGCGCTCTTCGGCAATCTTGCCGTTCTTGACCGTGTACAGACCAACCTCATCCATGGTGGCACGCTCGCCGGTAGCCTTGGGCGTTATGTCAAACTTGAAGCGCACCGCGAACTGGTCGCCGTTGACATAGGGCCCCTCGACCGAGCCGCCGTGGACTTCGTTGTTCTCTTGCCACCACTGGCCCTTCTTCTGGAGTGCTTCCTTGCCACGGGTGATGGCCATCGGCCCCTCCATGGCTTCGTAGCTGGCGATATCATCGGCGTTGTACTTTTCAGCAGCACCTTGGTGATCGCCGTGCCTGAGCAGCTCGGTGAAATCCTTGGCAATTTCCGTGATGGTCATGTGTTCCTCCTGTTGAGACGCATTGCAAGTAGGGGACAGCGCGCTGGCCTGCCATCGTCAATCCCGAGGTAGCTGACAAGCCATGTCAGGATGATGAATATCGTGCGGACCATGTGACGACGATTCTCACATGCCGGCCAGGGAATCGTCCTGGCCGGTCAATTGCCAACGTCCAGGTTTTT containing:
- a CDS encoding ArsR/SmtB family transcription factor, with the translated sequence MTSLHTANPSPPPIDGIFRALSDPTRRRVVERLNRSPASVSELAEPFEMALPSFIEHLRVLEGCGLVRSEKAGRVRTYRLAPEPLKLAENWLAEQRALWERRLDQFDAYVMTLKEKDV
- a CDS encoding aminopeptidase, encoding MTTHSRGVSASIDPVKLDRLAEVAIKVGLQLQPGQDLVLTSSIAALPLTRRIVEHAYKAGAGLVTPIFNDDEMTLARYRFGADAGFDRAAGWLYEGMAKAFANNAARLAVRGEDPSLLSAQSPAKVARANKANSIAYQPALEKITGFDINWNIVAYPDLAWAKQVFPGDTDDVAVAKLADAIFAASRVDVEDPIGNWTAHNAALRNRTEWLNGHNFHALHFTGPGTDLTVGLADGHEWMGGASTAKNGVTCNPNIPTEEVFTTPHARRVEGHVSSTKPLSYQGTLIDEISVRFEEGRIVGAKASKGEDVLKKVLDTDEGSRRLGEVALVPHSSPISASGLLFFNTLFDENAACHIALGQCYSKCFVDGGSLRQDEIAARGGNKSFIHIDWMIGSDKIDIDGVCKDGSRVPVMRKGEWA
- a CDS encoding ArsC family reductase, which produces MYGITTCDTIKKARVWLEGHDVPYRFHDYRAEGLDAKRLDGWVGKVGWEILLNKASTTFRELADKDKLGLDEKRAKALMLAKPTMIKRPVLEVGDRILVGFKPDVYAQAVK
- a CDS encoding DUF488 domain-containing protein, yielding MAFDIAVKRVYEPPSPDDGQRVLVDRVWPRGVSKENAALALWLKDIAPSNELRQWFGHEPERWPEFQKRYRTELDGNGEVVGQLRALLGKGRVTLLYGAHDEAHNNAVALAGYLLRHPRA
- a CDS encoding LysR substrate-binding domain-containing protein produces the protein MAMLNRVHLNGLRAVEAVARLGSLAAAASELNVSVSAVSQQIKRTEKQLGRALFERTASGLVLTEFGAVFTTRLGAGFRELAQAVALADEASECTLVVSVAPAFASKWLLPRLSRHFARHPNVLLRIDASGRITDLDRSDINIGIRMGDGTWPGVRAELLLAQEVFPVCAPSIAARLKSIQDLAQTCAITDEQSMISWDSWFEAAGVEPVTFLKGARFTDPMLCLESAIAGHGVMLAWQLLTADALADGRLVAPFGVRAESGLGYWMVTSASKSESRKVRDFKIWVREEIEATMAQFSSLESAA
- a CDS encoding SRPBCC family protein, yielding MSYPFKPDPRLDLVLERVVDAPRELLWRAWTTPEHVKQWFTPKPWIITDCEIDLRPGGLFRTRMQSPDGREVNDRHCCYLEIVPNERLVWTDALLPGYRPSGEPFITAVISLQPDGKGTRYTATAIHRDEATRKNHEEMGFFDGWGTVADQLAEYVKTI
- a CDS encoding nuclear transport factor 2 family protein, with the translated sequence MTITEIAKDFTELLRHGDHQGAAEKYNADDIASYEAMEGPMAITRGKEALQKKGQWWQENNEVHGGSVEGPYVNGDQFAVRFKFDITPKATGERATMDEVGLYTVKNGKIAEERFYY